From a region of the Streptacidiphilus albus JL83 genome:
- a CDS encoding helix-turn-helix domain-containing protein, with protein MPDDRRPRVMGPLPVYRGSNRERMMAWIVKEYQEGWSPSQLAEEAEVDESQIKRLLVESQITMRPAGRTPTALQPRKPHPSRPPVLPENLAEDADVFRSLLVTIGRKYKGMSWDDQTVALHRLRSAGVAVSFLALFSGEQYRDLRRRMVNKSELRPSDNGQVRISCPRLDCSKILELFEDNSTPMHVTASGSRCPMSGITV; from the coding sequence ATGCCGGATGACAGGCGTCCGCGTGTGATGGGTCCGCTGCCCGTGTACCGGGGCAGCAACAGGGAACGCATGATGGCTTGGATTGTCAAGGAATACCAGGAAGGTTGGTCGCCAAGCCAACTTGCCGAGGAAGCCGAAGTTGACGAAAGCCAAATCAAACGGCTTCTCGTTGAGTCCCAAATCACCATGCGGCCGGCGGGACGGACTCCGACGGCTCTGCAACCACGCAAACCGCATCCGTCACGTCCTCCCGTTCTTCCCGAGAATCTTGCTGAGGATGCGGACGTCTTCCGTTCCTTGTTGGTGACCATCGGCCGCAAGTACAAAGGAATGTCGTGGGACGATCAAACCGTGGCTTTGCATCGACTACGGTCGGCCGGCGTCGCCGTGTCCTTCCTTGCCCTGTTCTCCGGGGAACAGTACAGGGACCTGCGAAGGAGGATGGTCAACAAGTCTGAGCTTCGGCCGTCGGACAACGGGCAGGTACGAATATCGTGCCCTCGACTCGATTGCAGCAAGATCCTGGAACTGTTCGAGGACAACAGCACTCCCATGCACGTGACGGCATCGGGAAGCAGGTGCCCCATGTCGGGCATCACCGTGTGA